The Chthoniobacterales bacterium genome contains a region encoding:
- a CDS encoding PEP-CTERM sorting domain-containing protein (PEP-CTERM proteins occur, often in large numbers, in the proteomes of bacteria that also encode an exosortase, a predicted intramembrane cysteine proteinase. The presence of a PEP-CTERM domain at a protein's C-terminus predicts cleavage within the sorting domain, followed by covalent anchoring to some some component of the (usually Gram-negative) cell surface. Many PEP-CTERM proteins exhibit an unusual sequence composition that includes large numbers of potential glycosylation sites. Expression of one such protein has been shown restore the ability of a bacterium to form floc, a type of biofilm.) — protein sequence MNLVPTLPAYGTLRIVNGGLGVYAKENDMTSATTLTAVSLSNGSTNPITLGSSSSGAASNLTAESGHVFFARRADFSSPTAIYDWVPGSSPAAGLTIVGSSGLTLAVSPDRQSVAVNGNWGFPPSGDQFHSATSGTLPFPDNDKFGSIFVGNGTVLYETPATMENPAEIMFWVPAGGSGVPIYFSIGSVPAGWEVSSIAGTYGIRVLQDLTEQSAWLAIAPEGLVLQSDDTFFRNLLTTYQIDPSGFPTITGGAVAGETGDFVFTAGGQQYYVTAVPEPSAIALLSTAIVLGVFVLRRARKQESP from the coding sequence GTGAATCTCGTGCCGACTCTGCCGGCCTACGGGACTTTGCGGATCGTCAACGGCGGACTGGGCGTTTACGCGAAGGAAAACGACATGACATCAGCGACGACGCTCACTGCAGTCAGTCTTTCAAATGGCAGCACAAACCCCATTACCCTGGGCAGTTCGTCTTCCGGAGCCGCGAGCAATCTGACCGCAGAGAGCGGTCACGTCTTCTTCGCGAGGCGCGCTGACTTTTCGAGCCCCACGGCAATTTACGATTGGGTGCCGGGCAGCAGTCCTGCTGCTGGACTCACGATCGTGGGCTCGAGCGGACTGACTCTCGCTGTCTCCCCGGATCGCCAATCAGTGGCGGTCAATGGGAACTGGGGCTTTCCGCCAAGCGGCGATCAGTTCCACTCGGCGACTTCAGGAACGCTCCCTTTCCCGGACAATGACAAATTCGGATCGATCTTTGTCGGCAATGGCACGGTGCTTTACGAGACGCCTGCGACCATGGAGAACCCGGCAGAGATCATGTTCTGGGTGCCGGCAGGTGGAAGCGGAGTTCCGATCTACTTTTCAATCGGGAGCGTGCCAGCCGGATGGGAGGTGAGCTCCATCGCTGGAACATACGGCATTCGCGTTCTCCAAGACCTGACCGAACAATCCGCGTGGCTTGCGATCGCGCCCGAGGGACTCGTCCTTCAATCCGATGACACGTTCTTTCGGAATCTTCTGACAACTTACCAGATCGATCCTTCGGGATTTCCCACGATCACCGGCGGCGCGGTTGCGGGCGAGACCGGCGACTTCGTTTTCACCGCTGGCGGTCAGCAGTATTACGTCACCGCAGTCCCCGAGCCATCTGCGATCGCCCTCTTGTCCACAGCGATCGTTCTCGGCGTATTCGTCCTTCGGCGCGCTCGAAAACAGGAATCGCCGTGA
- a CDS encoding superinfection immunity protein has product MGWGAWISAHDPLNYNRGMNGGQNPFWLIQTLFAVCLGFFVYFLPTSIAAYRGSRHYWGILITNALGFLAGIPWLIALVWSVLPTDGPAAPSTTSELDRLASLRGQGLISEDEFTAAKKRLLS; this is encoded by the coding sequence ATGGGATGGGGCGCATGGATCAGCGCGCACGATCCGCTCAACTACAACCGCGGAATGAACGGGGGACAGAATCCGTTCTGGCTCATCCAGACGCTTTTCGCGGTCTGCCTGGGATTCTTTGTCTATTTCCTGCCGACCTCGATCGCAGCTTACCGCGGGAGCCGGCACTATTGGGGAATTTTGATCACCAATGCCCTCGGCTTCCTTGCCGGCATTCCTTGGCTCATCGCGCTCGTGTGGTCGGTGCTGCCGACCGACGGTCCCGCCGCGCCGTCGACCACAAGTGAACTCGATCGTCTCGCATCGCTTCGCGGCCAAGGCCTCATCTCGGAAGACGAATTCACGGCTGCGAAGAAGCGTCTCCTTTCCTAA
- a CDS encoding helix-turn-helix transcriptional regulator → MRKRGIVEDKHGKRNALGPRLQELRKAAGLSQSKFVEKLQLQAKWDCDKAVLASIENGRRSLTDLELLAILKVLKLRWADL, encoded by the coding sequence ATGCGCAAGCGTGGTATTGTGGAGGACAAGCACGGAAAGCGGAATGCGCTTGGTCCCCGCCTCCAAGAATTGAGAAAAGCGGCGGGACTGAGCCAATCCAAGTTCGTCGAAAAGCTGCAGCTCCAAGCCAAGTGGGATTGCGACAAAGCAGTGCTTGCCAGTATCGAAAATGGACGCCGCTCGCTGACCGATTTGGAACTATTGGCCATTTTGAAGGTGCTGAAACTTCGCTGGGCCGATCTGTAG
- a CDS encoding helix-turn-helix transcriptional regulator, with amino-acid sequence MGDVLIVIVAAMPHAVASQLDRELSEFLRRTMKTNGWSYADLSKRAGVSKAMLQRIVELERFATLNLLARICAKLEVNLSEVFPKSISRRHKT; translated from the coding sequence ATGGGCGACGTATTGATAGTCATCGTTGCGGCCATGCCGCACGCTGTCGCGTCTCAATTGGACAGGGAGCTCTCCGAATTCCTGCGTCGCACCATGAAAACGAATGGTTGGAGCTACGCGGACCTTTCGAAAAGGGCAGGCGTGTCGAAAGCAATGCTACAGCGAATCGTGGAACTGGAACGCTTCGCAACCCTCAACCTGCTCGCGCGAATCTGCGCAAAACTCGAGGTCAATCTGTCAGAGGTTTTTCCAAAGTCGATCAGCCGAAGGCACAAGACTTAG
- a CDS encoding DUF3883 domain-containing protein, which translates to MADTIQDSAETWSDWIAAEEEATCEEYRRNPRRLISDAGQEASATNDYAGRELLELLQNAGDAATDAGIEGRVRIELTETGLLVANTGKPFSRDGVASLRVAHLSPKRRAKFVGNKGLGFRAVLNWSRFPCILSGNLQLAYSFKFARQKQDDLVTGGGDVAQVILQELRTQESLLLPLLAFPVCPRDQNLEPLFDSEEQRLLFLSARKIRDRFDTVVSMPFDDREGGFRNAKAQIEQLRPEVLLFASGLSEISITLPGEPERTWTKQPVENGLVRISISGGEEPILAWHVRREMKSVPAEFLPPDSPPLDYEVAIATASNLSSEAGFLYSYFPTEVRFPYAVIAHATVELLSNRQQFKPTKANEFIISRLANLLAKCAAERAAAAADCSGLEILSPKAHHGEALSKIGFREMLMTHARELALIPVRAGHLVRADEALHASFEDTSWLPATAFPTVVDTRKGGSIKEVLGQLEVPSLEEEHWQQARELLEFHTIDERADFIVGSLKHAAESAFSLPLLLDGFGSPVPAGRRVFVSGPNERLHDVPEWVDLRFLDQNLRKALESRLNVGDQIALVGRLAPLGVVRYSLDNVLSHLVARANQRVSETPAEEATIRRELLRVLYSLYPEDQSPGERPKFPADAGLQLLTKAGTFRSAKAVYLSGGYGPKGRILEGLYRNFPERLLAEPGALGFDESGPTYDQFFLWLGVAEFPREDIETEPGHDFREYVLASLSFPIRMQDDVIERATSLNSVRFSKLATVDGLNDILSTGNPIAILSWLAHDERAKSWKIPSTAHGRLENRPHRASVHRHYEGPIPSYVRWRLQSSTWLPLRDGTPARPMDCVVEVAHGLEELFPTPARPTQDQLAEFDLPGALIRDAHDRAGVISSFTQIDPDQLYSMLLTLPEREGDRQGRWARGVYRAVLDHFSSADVTDSPARQRFCRQGRMWARQAEVETYCKVSDLWHVDSEDVPVALLKNLNVAALPKRSGSKKVFDLFGVRSVDRKNILRTISDHQPVVGAEQFNAEIQSIKPMIFFLRRSRSQSARETDLFKSVTIQVCLSISGEVEFEGQQSPLELGAWDWILDENSKTAYVQTDPSEPDPLRSDLLADAVGQIFAAIFSVERGDEFARLIACKPKNRVKILRRLAGEEDLPTIAEIERRYLNATTSREPQEIKVPDEPPKQPHTSKPDPPPTLPPIQPPAPEDPALGDQPLKIEKREHEPIERSRIGCRVTRKQTGGQRNLSGTRRVTNWAFCEKKAMEFEENDSPARFPILVSNVTGWQAPGVDIISFASVEDRANFNASPVKNDGLIARFIEVKGTASGNSKVDLRGNELTAAQLQRGRYYIYSVFDRGDGNYSLAILQDPLGDSKGVRAVVEVDLEVAAGTVEFEMSGGLQESNFV; encoded by the coding sequence ATGGCTGACACGATCCAGGACTCCGCCGAAACATGGTCAGACTGGATTGCCGCTGAAGAAGAGGCAACGTGCGAGGAATACCGAAGAAACCCGAGGCGGCTCATTTCCGATGCCGGACAGGAGGCAAGCGCGACCAACGACTACGCGGGTCGCGAACTGCTTGAGTTGCTGCAGAACGCGGGTGATGCGGCGACAGACGCTGGAATCGAGGGCCGTGTTCGGATCGAACTGACCGAGACGGGGCTTCTCGTCGCAAATACGGGAAAGCCTTTCTCGCGAGATGGTGTCGCCTCGCTGCGTGTCGCCCACCTCAGTCCGAAACGCCGTGCCAAGTTTGTTGGCAACAAGGGACTGGGATTCCGCGCGGTTCTGAATTGGTCTCGATTTCCCTGCATTCTGAGCGGAAATCTCCAACTCGCCTATTCCTTCAAGTTTGCGCGACAGAAACAGGATGATCTCGTAACGGGTGGAGGCGATGTCGCGCAAGTGATCCTGCAGGAACTGCGCACACAGGAGAGTTTGCTGCTTCCGCTACTCGCCTTTCCGGTATGCCCAAGAGATCAAAATCTGGAGCCGTTGTTTGATTCAGAAGAGCAGCGGCTGCTTTTTCTCTCGGCCAGAAAAATACGAGACCGCTTCGACACTGTCGTCTCCATGCCGTTCGACGACCGTGAGGGAGGATTCCGAAACGCCAAGGCTCAGATCGAACAGCTGCGGCCGGAAGTTTTGCTTTTCGCATCGGGACTCTCCGAAATCTCGATCACGCTTCCTGGAGAACCGGAGCGCACGTGGACGAAACAGCCGGTTGAAAACGGTCTCGTTCGTATCTCGATTTCCGGTGGTGAGGAGCCGATCCTCGCCTGGCATGTCCGCCGGGAAATGAAATCCGTTCCCGCTGAGTTTCTGCCACCGGATTCGCCGCCCCTCGACTACGAAGTGGCGATCGCGACGGCATCGAATCTCTCTTCTGAAGCTGGGTTCCTATACTCGTATTTCCCGACGGAGGTCAGATTTCCCTACGCCGTAATCGCGCACGCAACGGTGGAACTGCTGTCCAATCGCCAGCAGTTCAAGCCAACGAAGGCGAATGAGTTCATCATTTCTCGGCTCGCAAACTTGCTGGCGAAATGTGCGGCGGAGCGGGCGGCAGCCGCGGCTGACTGCTCCGGGTTGGAGATATTGTCTCCGAAGGCACATCATGGCGAAGCGCTCTCGAAGATTGGCTTCCGGGAGATGCTGATGACTCATGCGCGTGAGCTGGCGCTCATTCCGGTCCGCGCGGGCCACCTCGTTCGAGCGGACGAGGCATTGCACGCGTCATTTGAAGATACATCCTGGCTCCCCGCGACGGCCTTTCCGACAGTGGTCGATACACGCAAAGGCGGCTCAATCAAGGAAGTGCTCGGACAACTTGAGGTTCCTTCGCTCGAAGAAGAGCACTGGCAGCAGGCTCGCGAGTTGCTGGAATTCCACACCATTGACGAGAGAGCGGATTTCATCGTGGGCTCCCTGAAGCACGCCGCAGAATCCGCGTTTTCTCTTCCGCTGCTCCTCGATGGTTTTGGAAGTCCTGTTCCTGCTGGCCGACGTGTTTTTGTATCCGGTCCGAATGAGCGTCTTCACGATGTCCCGGAATGGGTGGACCTGCGCTTTCTCGACCAAAATCTCCGAAAAGCGCTGGAGAGTCGGCTCAACGTGGGAGACCAAATTGCGCTGGTGGGGCGGCTCGCGCCCCTGGGGGTCGTTCGATATTCACTCGACAACGTGCTCAGTCACTTGGTTGCGCGTGCGAATCAACGAGTGAGCGAAACGCCTGCCGAGGAGGCAACCATCCGGAGGGAATTGCTGCGCGTCCTTTATTCATTGTATCCGGAGGACCAGTCTCCCGGTGAGCGTCCCAAGTTTCCGGCTGATGCCGGTTTGCAGTTGTTGACGAAGGCCGGGACGTTTCGCTCGGCAAAAGCCGTCTATCTCAGCGGGGGATACGGCCCAAAGGGCCGAATTCTGGAGGGACTTTATCGGAATTTTCCCGAGCGGCTTTTGGCAGAGCCGGGTGCATTGGGATTCGACGAATCTGGCCCGACGTATGACCAATTCTTTCTGTGGTTGGGAGTGGCTGAATTTCCAAGGGAAGACATTGAGACGGAACCAGGCCACGATTTTAGGGAATATGTTCTGGCCTCCCTGAGTTTTCCGATTCGCATGCAGGATGATGTCATCGAACGTGCGACAAGTTTGAATTCGGTCCGCTTTTCAAAGCTGGCGACGGTGGATGGACTTAATGATATTCTTTCGACAGGAAATCCGATCGCAATTCTCTCGTGGCTTGCCCACGACGAGCGGGCAAAATCGTGGAAAATCCCGTCCACGGCTCACGGTCGCCTCGAGAACCGGCCTCACCGCGCAAGTGTTCATCGCCACTATGAAGGGCCCATTCCCAGCTACGTGCGCTGGAGGCTGCAGAGTTCGACGTGGTTGCCGCTTCGCGATGGGACGCCTGCCCGACCGATGGACTGTGTCGTCGAAGTCGCTCACGGGCTTGAGGAACTCTTCCCAACCCCAGCCAGGCCCACACAGGATCAACTCGCAGAATTTGACCTCCCCGGCGCGCTGATTCGCGATGCGCACGACCGGGCGGGCGTGATTTCCAGCTTCACCCAAATCGATCCCGATCAACTTTACTCAATGCTTCTGACCCTCCCCGAACGGGAGGGTGATCGACAGGGACGCTGGGCAAGAGGGGTTTACCGCGCCGTCCTCGACCATTTTTCCTCCGCGGATGTCACCGACAGTCCGGCCCGACAAAGATTCTGTCGGCAGGGCAGAATGTGGGCGCGGCAAGCGGAGGTAGAGACTTATTGTAAAGTATCCGACCTGTGGCATGTCGATTCCGAAGACGTGCCAGTGGCGCTGCTGAAAAATCTGAACGTCGCGGCCCTTCCAAAGCGCTCGGGTTCAAAGAAGGTTTTCGACCTCTTTGGTGTCAGAAGCGTTGATCGAAAGAACATTCTGCGCACGATTTCCGACCATCAGCCGGTCGTGGGAGCGGAGCAGTTCAACGCCGAAATCCAGAGTATCAAGCCAATGATCTTCTTTTTGCGGCGCAGCAGGTCGCAATCTGCGCGGGAGACTGACCTCTTCAAGTCTGTGACGATTCAAGTGTGTTTGTCGATTTCCGGCGAGGTCGAGTTCGAGGGGCAGCAGTCACCGCTCGAATTGGGCGCTTGGGACTGGATTTTAGACGAAAACAGCAAGACAGCCTACGTGCAGACGGATCCAAGCGAACCAGATCCACTCCGCTCGGACCTGCTCGCAGATGCGGTCGGCCAGATCTTCGCTGCGATTTTCAGCGTTGAGCGCGGCGACGAGTTTGCCCGCTTGATTGCATGCAAACCCAAGAACCGGGTCAAAATCCTGCGCCGATTGGCCGGCGAGGAGGATTTGCCAACGATAGCGGAAATAGAGCGCCGCTACCTGAACGCGACGACATCGCGTGAGCCTCAAGAAATCAAAGTTCCAGACGAACCACCGAAACAGCCTCATACTTCCAAGCCGGATCCCCCACCAACGCTGCCGCCGATCCAGCCACCAGCGCCAGAGGATCCTGCCCTCGGCGATCAGCCGCTCAAAATTGAAAAACGCGAACATGAGCCAATTGAAAGAAGTCGGATCGGTTGTCGGGTAACCCGAAAGCAGACCGGTGGGCAGCGAAATCTTTCCGGAACGCGGCGTGTAACCAATTGGGCGTTCTGTGAGAAAAAGGCGATGGAGTTCGAGGAAAACGATTCGCCGGCGCGTTTCCCCATCCTCGTAAGCAACGTGACGGGCTGGCAGGCACCCGGTGTGGATATCATTAGTTTTGCGAGTGTTGAGGACCGCGCAAACTTTAACGCTTCCCCGGTCAAGAATGATGGGCTTATCGCACGATTCATTGAGGTCAAGGGAACCGCCTCAGGAAATTCTAAGGTCGACCTTCGGGGAAATGAACTAACCGCGGCTCAACTTCAGCGGGGACGTTACTACATCTATTCCGTGTTCGACCGGGGAGATGGAAACTACAGCCTCGCCATCCTGCAAGATCCGCTTGGGGATTCGAAAGGGGTTCGCGCCGTTGTCGAGGTAGACCTCGAGGTCGCTGCGGGCACAGTGGAATTTGAGATGTCCGGCGGACTTCAAGAGAGCAACTTCGTTTAG